In Hippopotamus amphibius kiboko isolate mHipAmp2 chromosome 6, mHipAmp2.hap2, whole genome shotgun sequence, the genomic window TTTGGAGAGCACCTCCTTTTATGGAAATATTAGATAAGGAGGGTCATTTGTCTGGAAAGCTGAAAGTGTAATGAGAACCCAGTGTGGAAAGGAAATCCAGTGTGGGTCTGGGTTTCAGGCTGCCTTAAAATATCGGTTCCCTGGAGTTTACTTCCAGAAATTACTCGTGAAGAAGAGGAGACTAGAGATCACAGAGAATATCACTTCCTAAATGactcttttgtgttttgttttggtgagaAGAAACAGGCTTCGCAAGAGGCCAGGTGTATGGCCACCCTGAGCATCCATAGGACAGGATGGGAGACAGACGTTGGACGGGATAACCCAACACCGATCCCAGCATAGGTGAggataaaaataaaggagaagaggcaactgagcctgtgttctcTAAGATGGACATCAACAGAAGTGAACTTGGTAATGCAGTTTGAGCTGAGAAAGAGTTTAAGTGTTCCTTGTGCAAAATAAGAACCAGAGCTATACCTGAGGGATTAGGGAAGAATAGATAGAATGAGGAAGGGAATGAGCGAGGAAATGAGGACTCTGGAGAGCAATACCTACCACTGAGGCATCATCACCCAATGGAAATGTCTGGAGGCTCAAGATAGAAGGCAGTACTTGGTGTCTAGGGATGAGGTGGCTAAGTCACGTATGCCCTGCCTAAATTTCCATTGTTATCTACCTTCAATTCTTGATAATCTGTAGCGTATTAGTTGAACTGCAATGAAGATTTATGGGGTATACTTATACAATAGAGTGAGAAAAGTAGATAGCATCCTCTAAGGGAAGTAATTTAGGAATTAGAGATAATATTTGAGAAACTCCTAACCTAAGTGCCTAGTAAGTACTTGGTAGGTGTGAATTAAactgtgacatatatatatgtgtgtgtgtgtatatgtatatatatatatatatatatatatataagataattTCTTCCTACATATATAGGAATTATAACACTCTAACTGGGTAGTTtatttaccaaaaatttaaaacaattgtcTTGGTGCCTCAAGTTCATCTAGTGAAAGAGTCTTCCTCAGAGTGAGAGAAGGGCTAAAAAGACCAGCGTGGATTCTCCTCTTTAGAAACTCGGGTCAAGCTGGTAGAAACataattgcatttatttaataaatacctCTTGttagataaagaaaaatagaccAATGTGACCACGTTGATCCCTTTGACCAACATATTTTGTTAGAAGGTCAGTGACTTGTATTTCCCTGTATGCTCAGTGGAAAGCGTTTTTCATTTTAGGAGCAAAAGCTAATTTCATTGGAGATTTTAATTACCCTTCCCCAAATAACCATTTCTCAAATTAACAATGTGTTTTCCTGttaaataataactttaaaaaaaaagccagtagTGAATATAATCACTAAATCTTAGTACTGAATTtggatattaaaacattttagtttatttttattctacttcCTATTTAGCTGTTAGTTTTTCCAGAACACCTCCTGctttatttgctgaaaatcttACGCTGACCCAAGTTTCTGAAAGGCAGCTGTTAAGCTCTACCGAGCACTCTTGTGGCATCTGTAGTATACAATGCAGTGCCTTAGCAGAAAAGTCTCATAACAGACAGTCTCTGGATGAGAACACTGCttaacacaaagaaacaaactattaATTGTCACCTCCCAGAAGTCAGAAAGTTATCATGTTTCTCTTTACAGCTGAAGCTAGCAATTACAAATAACTTAAAACCACAGTATCCTCCATTTCGTACCTCTTAATGCAGACTGGAAAACAATAGGAAGGGCATGGTTTGGGGGATGGGGGTTGGAAGCCAACAGGATGTGTCTGGGGAGAAAAGCCATGAGTACTGAAATTCTCCGGCCCAGTTCCGAGTATTTCAGGTTCTGCCTGTGCAGTAGACATTCTGGAAAGTGTTGTTCAACATTGCTGCAGGTAAGTGAGACATGGAGAGCTTCGTAAATGAGACTATGAACACAGGGTAGGAGAGTCAGAGATCAAAAGCCCATAGATGCTCTTTTGTACCTTAAACCTACCGTTCACTTGGAGTGGCCAGCTCTGTGTATCTTTTCCCTTCCGCTTGTTGACCGAATGACATGTTTAGGTTCTATCCCCAAACTCAACTCTGAGTCACTTCCCCAggacacacttttttttctttcggGGTCTTCTTTCTTCCGAAGTTTTCTCATTTAGACTCTTTCCCCAGTACATATCTTTGAGTCTTCAGTAAACTATGTCTTGTTCTATGTTTACCAATCTGCTTTTCATAGGTTAGCTTTTCAACTCACACAAAACTATAAGGTTTCCAAAGAGGAAGTCTAGAAGTGTGTAGACAGCTTACCATAAGCAGGGTCCAAGTCTCCAACAGCAAAAACAGCCATGGTGTGTCTTCGGGGACCATTTTGGAGTGTCCTCAGCCAGCACTGGAGGCAGAAGAGCACTGCTCCACAGAGAAGAGCCACCAGGAAAATTAGCAGCAAGATCCTGATGCCAGAAGGAGCAGGGGAGGAGTGAGGTGGAGCATGCTGGGAAATCAAGAGCTCCTGCTACTTCCTGGAGAGGGGACCAACTCAGCAAGACTGGCTGCAAGCAATCTGGGAGGCTGAATTCCTTAAGCAatgtccccacccctgccccacagtCATACATTTTCACTGACTCTGGAATGTTCTCTGAGCCTAGAGGGCGTCTGTCTTGCCAGGTAATCTTAATTGTTTGCTCTTTAGAAATTGGAGTGTTGTTCAAAGGAGCAGCATCTTGAGTCCTTAACTCATTCATCCAGTATTTCTCCCATTCAgctatccatttattcattcaaatagtATGTAAGTGACCGAATGGATTTTAGATACTGGGGTTGGGGATTCAAATGTAGACAAGACAAGGTCTCTGTCTTTCAGGAGCTAACCATCTAATGGAGAGAACTAGTAATGTTtagtttggaaaatacagaagccAAGATTTAGGAAGTTATAGCAACtcatttttgtcttattctgAATGGCTTTTAAGGTCAGAACTAAAATCAGCGGAGGAGTCACTTTGGGAAATTTCAAGAGAAAGAACAatgattttacctttaaaaatatccaACTTGGGAATCAGCTATTATTCTTAAAAACAGCAAGTTCCTTGTCATAGGAAGTGTTTAAGTAAACACTGGCCAACAACCTGAAAGTGATGTTTCTAATATGTTGATCTACATGATCCCTAAAGGTTTTTTAAGCTGTATGATTTCAGAAGCTATCTCAATTATTTAGGAAAaagagtgtgtgtatatacaagCAGAGGTTTTATAACACAACATGAGGATGTCCTTACCAGAGATACCAGCCGTTTGTGTACTGATCTTTATAGTTTATGCACCTGGGGATAAAGGAAGAGCAGTTAGTGCTGGACCTCTAGATGGACAAGGATTACTTTTCTGGACCATAGTGTTTGTTCTGACCACACTTGTTTCCCCAACAATCACTTACTCACTGTACCCCCcaacataattaaataaatgtccACTTCATTTAAGGCACTGAGAATACAGGTAAGTGTGAACAGATAATTGCACTGTAATAAGCTTGATTCTAGGGTTACGAATACTGTTGTGCATTGAGAAGGTAGTGACCAACTTTTCAGGGCTAACATGTCATAGGTATTAGGTATTAGGCAGACAACCATCCCAGTATTCTGTTTATTCAGAGACCcagaatttttcaaaatgcaaattctccAGGGAAAGTTCATAATCTCTATTATCCTTTAATATCTTGGTAAGGAATAGTGGGCCTATAACCTTGTTGgagaaaaaattggaaaaaaaggaaaatgagtgtGTGTGGTCACATATACCATTTACTAAGGAGTTAGAAGTTGATCTTCCAACAGGATGGTCaaaccatttgtttatttaggcACAGCTCGGTCATTCCTGAGTTTAggttaaaaatgacacaaaaataaAGTTCACAGAATAATTTTCAGGAGGTTTAACTCCCCAGGGAAAGAGACTCACAAGCTATTCATTCCAGAGTCCCTCACTATGTCAGACATGTGCACTAAACGTGTGTTTGCTGATGGACTTTTTTCACAGCTTGGTGGATGGGCTGCTGTTAAAGTATTCTGGGATTAACCGGTGGAAAACTGTTCATCACAGCCTGATAAGCTTCTGAGATGGAGCTGTACTTAATCATGCCTTCCTCAGCCATTGTTAAAGTAACGTTCAGTACTTTTCGTCTTGAAAGCATTTATAACTGTCAGCTAATTTATTGCCCCCAGCGTCTCTAAGGAGGCAGTGTGCCATGTTTGTTATTATACTAGTCAGAAATGACTTTTTTAACATATGTGAAGTGTCAACTTAAACATTTCACCACAAACACATAACACAAACGTCAATCACTCAGACAACAaaattttggtgtgtgtgtgcacctagAGGGTTTAGCCAAGTACATAGGTACAAATGGCAGGGGAAAAAATGGCAGCTGAAGTATGGGTTTAAAAAAGCACCCTGAGATGAGCAATTATCAATAAAggattttaaagataattaatGGAACATCCTTATAAAGTAATATTACCCATTCATCAAAGAGAATATAGATTTATATTtacaattaagtaaaataatacagaCAGCTCAATTctactttgtatattttcttttatgtaaataCAATGATTTCACTAAATAACTATTATACAgttattatgtatacatatataccaaatTACTAAGAGAGCTTGCTTCTCTTGGAGATGGTATTGTGAGGCACCTTGTATTTTCAATGTTTCTGTATCGTTTGAATTTTCATGATGTACATGTATCACTTTCATagtcataaaatttttaaatagtattttaaaaatataaaatatctttaaaatgtagtACCCCACTTTAAAGATAAATGTAGGGAAATTCTCCTAGTGTCCTGGCCCAATAAAACATCTCAAAGTTCTTGGTTTTGAATCTTGAAATCTAAGCTTATGACCAGAAAGAAGTATGGATTCCTTCCTCTTACTCCACATATAAatctctgcttctcttctttACATGTAAAAATAGACTGTAtacttattaaaatgcaaattctaagtATTAAGTGCCTTATGCCATTTCTTAGTTCTAATATTTGAGCCACTCGAATTTGAGCcatatttttttcaagtactAACAAGTATCCAAACttatttactttacttcctctttCTGACCTTGTGTACACACCGGTAAAGCTACTGATATGCAGTACAACAGCCAGGAAGCAATTAGGTGGAGAAATGCAAAGTGATCAGATAATTTCACAATTGCAGGCTCCTTTGGGATCATTTACTTCATCCTGAGGATTTTGAGCCCTGCGCAAAGGACACTCACAGTGGGGAAGTAAATGGGGAGGTCACTTGCTGACCAAAGAACTTACACTAGAATAGAGGTCTTCTGACTCCGTGTGCCTCCCTCTTCAccattgtttccatgtctttctcaagttcaatttttaaacagaaattttttgagttcttaaaaaattaaaatagtatctGAAtagtaacaatattttaaatactcaaaTTTTAGGTGAAAGATCTTCAGTGTagaaaaagttatatatttttaaatgaagttatttactcAGAGATTTGTCTATGCTTGATCAAATTGGGATGAGGATgccaaaaagaaatttaaaaaatccaggaGAAGTGAGAAGTGATTATAATGTTTAAGGAAGACATTTCCAATAATAAGGGCTCTTTAGAAGTAGGTGTTGCAGGAGATCATTTCTGTCCCTTCCGGAACAACCAGTGCTCTACTTTGATGTGTGGAGATCATTCCTGCTCTACAGGGATGATCAAACTAgttgatcttatttttttttctcaatgctAAGAAACTGTGGACCTCAGATTAACTGCAAATTCATTAATTTGATAAATAGAAGAAAAGTGCGGAGTTGTTTCATTGTCTCTTCCACCAGAATTGCCCATAATTTCCTGTGCTGGGCATTCTTCTAAACCAGTTGTATAATTTCATGTGAACTAACTCACTTTCAAACTTAAATGTTATAAAGTAGGGTCACACTAttataatcctcattttacagttgagacaATTCAGTcataaagaggttaagtaacttgtccatgATAACATGGCTggaagtggcagaggcaggcTTTAAACCCAAATGGTCCTTAGTTCATGTCTCTTACTACCATGCAGCACTGCAGCTGGGAAGGATAAAGTCAGCTCTAGCCTCATATTACTGTGTGGAGTACTGCCTGAAtgcattcaatatcctgtgttccaaaatgctttaagaaatattaaaaatacaaaaaaaaattagaaatgagagcACAGAGAGtatcagacaaagaaaataagCCAAGGGTGAGATCAATTCATAAACTGAATGTAGTAAATCCCatgtataaaattaaaactgaactCCAGATCTGGCTTAAGCTTTCTAGCAGTTAATAGGATGAAAGAGAGTATTGGTTATACAGTATCCtctaaaattaacaaaaacaggcagcattATTCACCAAAGGCACAATTATTCCTGGTATAGAAATGAGAGACAAACTCAAACTATGGGGCTTCATAAAGAGGCTGCCTTTAACAACAGGAACAGTGTTTATCACAGTACTCTTAGAATAAATGCCATAACAAATTTcatgagtctgttttgtaaaaattACTCATAACATAAGTCACAATGCAATTCAGCTCCAATAATCTGGGGGAGGGATGAGTGCCAAATCATATTACCCAAAGACTAGTGGTCTGACCTAATTAATTTGGGGTGGGTAAATTTTACAGTAAGCAAAAGAATGAATgggttggacttcctaggtggcgcagtgggtaagaatctgcctgccaatgcaggggacatgggtttgatccctgcccctggaagataccacatgccgtggagcaactaagcccatgtgccacaactactgagcccatgtgccgcaactactgaagcccacgcacctggagcccgtgctctgcaataagagaggccactgcaatgagaagcccgcgcaccacaaggaagagtagcctccgctcgccgcaactagagaaagcctgtgtgcagcaacgaagatccaacacagccaataaagtaaataaataaatttatttaaacaaaaaaaaaagaatgaatgggtTGTTCATCCCTCAGGTATTTCACCAGGTGTATAATTTTATCTAAGTATTGGACATGCAGTATGGCTTTATAGTGAAAATCCCAGGCTCAGGAGTCAGTCATAGGCCCAAATCCAAGCTCtgccttttatttgtttgctcttgAGCAAAATACTTAACTTCCCCAAGCCAGGTAATACGGTAGACTATCATCAGCAATGTATTAATGCAATTAATTTACAGAATACTGtatgtgtataattttatttatgttttgtaaaataccctagttatatatatacatgcacatcaGTGTACTTGGTTATTTCTAGGGAAGGGAAAAGATtaatcttttaaatctttttcatAAAGGCTCTGACATGTTTGATTTCATACACTAAATTACTTATAACAtctaaattaaatacaaaatgtcTAGTGATGCATTGTTTATACTAAAAATGCTGttacaaaaataaaccaattgggggatttccctggtggcacagtggttgagaattcacctgccaatgcaggggtcatgggttcaatccttggtccgggaagatcccacatactgcggagcaactaagcccatgcacaactactgagcctgggctctggagcccatgagccacaactattgagcccacatgccacagatactgaagcctgagcacctagagcctgtgctccgcaacaagagaagccacctcaataagaaacccaaacaccacaaagaagagtagcccctgctcatcgcaactagtgaaagcccgcgCAGAGCAACGAAGATTCAATgatgccaataaataaataaataaatgtttattaaaaaaaataaatcgaTCAGGTTAGAGCAGAAAAAATCAGTCtggtgtttgaaaaaaaatttaaatagaactAATAATAGATCCCACAAACACCTTCTTGTGGtggtaaaatatttgaaatattgtgtCTATCTTCAATACATTTACTTACCTTATATCAATTCCCCATAAAATCAGCCACTCTCTTGccttctctgtcttcattttctaCTAACTTGCATTATATTTGAgattgtttcttgtttttattcaaaagcaatgaaattaaataatgacAAATGTAACAGACATTTACATGCAAAATGATGTAGCCAAAAAGTTTGTACCTAAGTACTAATTTAAGTCCTGCGATTAATTTCTTATGATCTCTCTttgggcctcaatttcttcacctgAAAAAAAGGCCACTTGCCTCAGTGACTCTAAAGTTAGCTTATACAGTTCCTCAATACCATATTCTCCTGTCATTAGATTCAACATTTATGATCCTTTCCAATTATGAATTTCTTTATATTCTGGGTCAAAGGCAGAAGATGAAAGGGCAAGATGAGGCAGCCATGAGGTCGAAAGTTAGGTAAGCACACCAATAGTCAAAAGACCATTATGTTACCAACaccagaagacagagaaaaaagcaAGTCCAAAATCAATGCAAAGAAAGAGCAATGGAGAGCCGTGCCGTAGCTGAAAGGGCAGCACACACATAATCAACAGATGATCGGTAATGGGATGACCCAACACAAACAGGTGAAGGATTCCAGGGCCAAGGAAAGCATCCCAACCAGTGTGGCCTCTTAATCTGGAGACAATGCCCAGACACCCCCAGCCTTAAGGGTAACAGTCCATGATAATTAAGAACAGCTAGCTGGCAGTGAGGGCTACTCCCAGGAGAAGACAGTGCTTGGCAGGAGTGCTTTCTGACACTTGCACTAAGTCTCAGTACATTACAGTTATCATCAATCAGCAGCAGCTTTATTAATGGcaccttctccccatcccccGAATAGAATTCTGAGCAGCATTAAGCCTACGGCATGAAAAGTGAGAATATAGAGTCAATTATTCACACAACTTATATCAAAAGCACTATGAAAGGCACACATAATACAGGATAGATCTTTGTTAGTTTGCTTATATTTGAAACCAAACTATCCAGAAAACTGTCTCCTGTCTTCCCTGTGACTTACTCCTGAGGATGGAGTCGTAGAGGACATCATGATTCTTTCATGAATTTAAAGGACCCTTAAAACTTCAAGGACGGAGAATGCAGTGagcaaaaatacctagaaattaaCTAGGCCCTTTATTGATTTAACAAAGCTGGTCATAATGAAAGCGCATCTTTTCTGCTTTTAGAAAAATTGAGGCATTTGCATTTAAAAGcaatttacttcttatttttcttgcatGATTATAAGGATCATTTGAAACTCATTTGGGGCTTCTCAAGTGACTTGagacatttttattctttgaattttgaaaatgctGAATACAACTGTGGAGTCTCTTGCTATTTacttacatttcattttcttcacatggTGAGTCCGATAGCACCAGCTGAAACAcatgtttaaaacaataaaatccaAACATCTCATCAGTCTAGTCCTTTAATAAAAACAGCGCCTAGAGACAATGCaagtttatatcatttttttttaattaaaagctcTGCAGCAGAGTCTATTGGTGCAcagaattttaattgaaaaaaaatctctgggtaGATTCTCCAGCTCAGCAGTGGCAGGAGATATATATTGTGAACCAGATTCCCATCCTACACATGGCCAGAGGTGGGTGTGAAAACACTTTTTTCTACAGGCAGATTTTGCTTCATCTAAAGAGCTTTTGTGCacctggcatttttttctttttcacatttcagCTAGAGGAAGGAGCTAAATTACTCGTGAATATTATTTTCAAGCAAAGGAATCAAGTTCTCTACGTGAAAACTGAAGTCTATCCCATTAGCATTAGTGGATATTAAATATAGGCATGAAGGAGTGATTTTAACCTGCTCTAAGGCTAAGGTCAACCTAAAATCCATTGACATTCCTGTCgagatttacatttttctctttatcaaagAAGAGGGGAAAACTACTAACCTtaattactttgttttaaaagacCCAAACCATAAGTATTCTAACACAATTATTTTAGTCCTCTGTGTTGAGCCTTATAGGCTACAATAACTCACATCACAGAGTAAAGAAAGTACTCCTATCTAGAGGatttgtctgtatgtttgtttttcttttgaacagACACCCTTCTCATGTACAATGAGAAAActgttaaatattatttatatgtagCCCTAAAATTTGTGTTGATGAGGTCAATGAAGTATTTATTTTCCTGGACCCCGACATACAAATATCAATATCAGTAAGaagttacaaaatttaaaatcatcGACTCGGGAATTTTGTGTGagatatgtgtttttttttttccttaatcccAAACTCATCTTTTTCAGCACCTCATATTTACTCCACCACGTTTATCTGGGCAAAGAGATTTGTGGAGTTGCAGATGGAGCCGAGAATTGGCCATCAGAGCGCGTGGTAATGAACAATTTATAAGCACAGAAAATGAGTTGTACTCTCCTGTGCTAGAATGCTGCAAATAGACTTGCATACTAACTGAGGGGAAAATGAACATTCAAATTTTGTCCATAAAGAAAGTTTATTTATGAGTAGATGAAATCATTTAGGATCCAGCTTAACAGATAAACAAAGCCAGCATTTCACTTTCAAGTCACTTCCTAGTCTTGCATGCTATACCCTAGCAAGAAGTACACAGTGTTGCATTATTACCACCTCACTTCCAATGTCAGGCTTTGGAGTTATCATGAAATGGGGAGTGAAGTCTTAATATATTTCAGACCTAAATTTTTCAGATACACTGCATTCAAGTAACACAGATACAGAAATGCAGGTATGAGATGCTAGAGCAGAGGAATCAAAATAGACCCTAAGATGGTTCTGTCTGCATTGTTCAGCACTGAAAAACTGTTGAGCCTCAAGTATGGCTTCGGGCAACAGTAGACATGCCTTAAATTAATCCTGCCATAGCATTTTATGTCAATAgcacttctgatttttaaaaattttacagcaTAGCAAAGTTAAAGATTAAATTGCATCATAGTATTTCAATAGCAATACAATTAAATAAAGAAGACATAGGGCTAAGGTCATGAactattttgttttctgcatctttaACCAATAAATATAGTAAGTCATAAGATTCTGGTAACACATTCTTAAAGGAAATCTTCTAAATGTTGGAGTTGTTATCCAAACCACAAATCTATAACAAATCAGGTTCTTAGAGTAGCAGCTTTGAAAATCTTTTCCCAGAAAGAGAGATGGTTACCTGGAATAGTGGCAAACACAAGATTCCTGTTTGTGAGATCACTGAAGTAACACTTAAATGTCTGGATCTTGACATACTTAAAGGACAAGCTGCTCAGAGACAGTGGTTTGCTGTCTGTGTTTATCTCCGTCTTTCTCAGAACTTGTTAGCCTCTCTACAAGTTCTGCTTCCTGCCAGAATGCTAATTAATGCTGGATCCTTATGACTGGTAATGTGCATGCCAGGAGCCAGAACTTTAGGTGCAAGCTCACAGGTACTGAGAGTTCAAGGAATTTCAGCTTAAGGTCAGAACCCTGATGATGTTTGTAAAGCCCTTAAAAGCCAGGGTTATCCATGCTGACCTGCAAAACTAGCTGGCTGCTGAAATAACTAACGACATTCAAGTGCCTGTTTTATTCCAGGGTActtctgggttgtttgtttgtttgtttgttttgaacaatttttatttggaaaatttattAAGCTTTCTTCCCTTTGTTGGtcctctttattcttcttttcctataCATCATTTTAAGTCCCAGACCTAACCCAACCTTGGGCATAAAGCTTTCCCTGTCTCATAATAGTTGCACCTTACTTTTAAGTAGAGTATATTTCAGtgtttatataaatgaaacaactCTA contains:
- the TMEM207 gene encoding transmembrane protein 207 — encoded protein: MSRSRHLSVTSVISQTGILCLPLFQLVLSDSPCEENEMCINYKDQYTNGWYLWILLLIFLVALLCGAVLFCLQCWLRTLQNGPRRHTMAVFAVGDLDPAYGTEAAVNPAVGTHLQTQNPELYRVPCFRALDPPPPYEEILKSSRF